The Vicinamibacteria bacterium genome includes a region encoding these proteins:
- a CDS encoding transcriptional regulator, with the protein MTTPRVRYRFSEFTLSPTRRLLLKGNDEIPLIPRYFDLLVLLIERRNEAVAKEEIFERVWSDVIVSDGALTQAVRILRRCLGDNARDPRFIRTVSRHGYRFVWEAVVEEPETGKPIPSKRVDAPPSRDRALEAALEELAKAAPPTTDEEEERLFDAANVVLSSARDADLVRLKGLARAVVRDARWDQPERTPVPLWGQPGFFSAIVALVELRVRRHAAIARRRCLGAMIGGGLSGLAGGLTGALLLRHGPGATAGPSVLVALPLVGLAVGGLGALGVGFGLSWAEALFRSNRGLALFMFGAAGGGTVAALAHFVGLYTVEGLFGRNLSPVGGGLEGLTMGGAIGMGYALATRMPEGGIARPRGRARLIAALTAGLAAALAGALLATTGYHLGAMSLDLMAESFPGSQVSLDPLERLLGSSMGVAISAYEGLLFGSGLVLGLTSRIPRRAG; encoded by the coding sequence ATGACGACGCCTCGGGTCCGCTATCGCTTCTCCGAGTTCACGCTCTCCCCGACGAGGCGTCTCCTTCTGAAGGGAAACGACGAGATTCCACTCATCCCCCGATACTTCGATCTCCTCGTCCTTCTCATCGAGCGGCGAAACGAAGCGGTCGCGAAAGAGGAGATTTTCGAGCGGGTCTGGAGCGACGTCATCGTCTCGGATGGAGCTCTGACCCAGGCGGTTCGAATCCTGAGGCGCTGCCTGGGCGACAACGCCCGTGACCCGCGATTCATTCGAACGGTCTCTCGCCATGGCTACCGGTTCGTCTGGGAAGCGGTCGTGGAAGAGCCGGAAACGGGGAAGCCGATTCCTTCGAAGCGAGTCGACGCGCCGCCTTCGAGAGATCGGGCGTTGGAAGCGGCGCTCGAGGAGCTCGCCAAGGCGGCACCTCCGACAACCGACGAGGAGGAGGAGCGACTCTTCGACGCGGCAAACGTCGTGCTCAGCTCCGCTCGCGACGCGGATCTGGTCCGGCTCAAAGGCCTGGCCCGGGCCGTGGTCCGGGACGCGCGCTGGGATCAACCCGAACGAACTCCGGTTCCGCTCTGGGGGCAGCCCGGGTTCTTTTCGGCCATCGTAGCTCTCGTCGAGCTCAGGGTCCGACGGCACGCCGCGATCGCGCGGAGGCGTTGCCTCGGCGCGATGATTGGAGGCGGTCTCTCCGGGCTCGCCGGTGGGCTCACCGGAGCGCTGCTTCTCCGCCACGGGCCTGGAGCGACCGCCGGCCCGAGCGTCCTCGTGGCGCTGCCTCTCGTTGGCCTCGCGGTGGGGGGCCTGGGGGCGCTCGGCGTCGGCTTCGGGCTCTCGTGGGCGGAGGCGCTCTTTCGGTCGAACCGAGGCCTGGCCCTCTTTATGTTCGGGGCCGCGGGCGGCGGCACGGTGGCGGCCCTTGCGCATTTCGTCGGCCTCTATACGGTCGAGGGGCTCTTCGGACGCAACCTCTCTCCCGTGGGAGGAGGCCTGGAGGGGCTGACGATGGGCGGGGCGATCGGAATGGGCTATGCGCTGGCCACGAGGATGCCCGAGGGTGGTATCGCCCGTCCGCGAGGGCGGGCCCGGCTCATCGCGGCTTTGACCGCCGGTCTCGCCGCGGCCCTTGCTGGGGCGCTTCTCGCTACGACCGGGTATCACCTGGGGGCGATGAGCCTCGATCTCATGGCGGAGAGCTTCCCTGGCTCACAGGTCAGCCTCGACCCTCTCGAGAGGCTCCTGGGCAGCTCGATGGGCGTCGCCATCAGCGCCTACGAAGGTCTCCTGTTCGGCTCGGGGCTCGTCTTGGGTCTGACGAGTCGCATTCCCCGACGAGCAGGGTGA
- a CDS encoding ABC transporter permease, with product MGSLKSDLRYALRTLVKNPGYAAIAIATLALGIGANSAIFSVVNGVVLKPLEYRAPGRLVMAHSAFPTMGFDKFWISAPEYRELREWSQSFESLALYNTGQASLEAGEEPIRVSAGYASASLFDVLGVEARLGRVYTDAEDLPGVEAVTVLSHELWQRSFGSDARVVGRRVEVDGVSRTVVGVMPPRFDIDDHRVEIWIPLALDPNDYPGRASHNYYVVGRLAEGVRFEAASAEIENLVSRWREEAGGSHAPNPEGHPLFLTELRDEVVGEARPALLMLLAVVGLVLVVASANVANLLLARAESRQREIAVRNAIGAGKLVLLRQFLVESILLALAGGVVGVLFAFWGVRLLFAAYPDSIPRAAEVLLDGNVLLFSLAVSLVTGVLFGITPLLHLSAANLGISLKDGGQRSTAATGRQALRRSLVVAEIAVAVMLVIGCGLLLRSFWEMQQVDPGFEPDGLSTFEIYLPETAYPRSSDQVAFVRDISSSLSSVPGVESATTMSGLPPRRRLNANDMQFEDVKPTPDGPPLNVDYWQFVTEGYFETMKIPIVAGRSFRSSDDGTASPVCIINETMAKVFWPDQNPLGRRIRPPDDSVPWFTIIGIAKDVKQAGLEEETGTEVYFFYPQTAAAVDFAPRSMNVVLRSSLPPGVVAETTRRVVWDRDATLPLAGLRTMDEVLADSLTRPRFITLLLVVFAVLALALAAVGTYGVMSYFVAERTSEIGLRMALGAGTRRILKLVLSQGLLLGGIGVSLGIVLALVLTRLLGSFLFGVTTTDPTTFIVVPLVLLAVALVACFVPAMRAMRIEPVSALRHE from the coding sequence ATGGGAAGCCTAAAGAGCGATTTACGCTACGCGCTGAGGACGCTGGTCAAGAATCCTGGCTATGCGGCCATCGCGATCGCGACCCTGGCGCTGGGTATCGGGGCAAACAGCGCCATATTCAGCGTCGTCAACGGCGTCGTGTTGAAACCACTCGAATACCGTGCACCGGGGCGGCTGGTCATGGCGCACTCGGCTTTCCCCACCATGGGATTCGACAAATTCTGGATCTCGGCGCCTGAATATCGGGAATTGCGGGAATGGAGTCAATCTTTCGAGTCACTGGCGCTGTACAACACGGGACAGGCCAGTCTCGAGGCCGGGGAGGAGCCGATCCGGGTCTCGGCTGGCTATGCCTCAGCGTCCCTCTTCGATGTGCTGGGAGTGGAAGCGCGGCTCGGTCGGGTCTACACCGATGCCGAGGACTTGCCCGGCGTCGAAGCGGTCACCGTCTTGTCTCATGAGCTCTGGCAACGGAGCTTCGGCTCCGATGCCAGAGTGGTCGGGCGCCGAGTGGAGGTCGACGGTGTCTCGAGAACGGTGGTCGGGGTGATGCCTCCGCGTTTCGACATCGACGATCACCGTGTCGAGATTTGGATTCCCCTGGCTCTCGATCCGAACGACTATCCCGGACGAGCCTCTCACAATTACTACGTCGTCGGGCGGCTCGCAGAAGGGGTACGTTTCGAAGCGGCTAGCGCCGAGATCGAAAACCTCGTGTCTCGATGGCGCGAGGAGGCGGGAGGCTCGCATGCGCCAAACCCCGAGGGCCATCCGCTGTTCCTGACCGAGCTTCGCGACGAGGTCGTGGGTGAAGCGAGGCCGGCGCTCCTCATGCTCCTCGCGGTCGTCGGCCTCGTGCTGGTCGTAGCATCGGCGAACGTGGCGAACCTGCTCCTCGCCCGGGCCGAATCCCGGCAGCGCGAGATCGCCGTTCGAAACGCGATAGGCGCTGGCAAGCTCGTCCTGCTTCGTCAGTTCCTCGTCGAGAGCATCCTTTTGGCTCTGGCCGGAGGCGTGGTTGGAGTCCTGTTCGCGTTCTGGGGCGTGCGACTCTTGTTCGCCGCCTATCCCGACAGCATTCCACGGGCGGCAGAGGTGCTGCTCGACGGAAATGTCCTGCTGTTCTCTCTCGCCGTGTCGCTCGTCACCGGTGTGCTCTTCGGTATCACACCTTTGCTACACCTTTCCGCGGCAAACCTGGGGATCTCGCTGAAGGATGGGGGGCAGCGTTCGACGGCCGCCACGGGCCGCCAGGCCCTTCGTCGCTCCCTCGTGGTAGCCGAGATCGCGGTCGCCGTCATGCTCGTCATCGGTTGCGGGCTCCTTCTCAGGAGTTTCTGGGAGATGCAGCAGGTCGATCCCGGCTTCGAGCCCGACGGCCTGTCGACGTTCGAGATCTACCTTCCCGAGACGGCCTATCCGCGGAGCTCCGACCAGGTCGCTTTCGTTCGCGACATTTCTTCCAGTCTTTCCTCGGTGCCCGGTGTCGAGAGCGCCACGACCATGAGCGGGCTCCCACCGAGACGTCGCCTGAACGCCAACGACATGCAGTTCGAGGATGTGAAGCCAACGCCCGACGGTCCGCCTCTCAACGTCGACTACTGGCAGTTCGTCACCGAGGGGTACTTCGAGACGATGAAGATTCCGATCGTCGCCGGTCGCAGTTTTCGTTCCTCGGACGACGGAACGGCGTCACCGGTTTGCATCATCAACGAGACGATGGCCAAGGTGTTCTGGCCCGATCAGAATCCGCTCGGTAGACGCATCAGACCGCCCGACGACTCCGTGCCCTGGTTTACCATCATCGGGATCGCCAAAGACGTGAAGCAGGCGGGCCTCGAGGAGGAGACGGGTACCGAGGTCTACTTCTTCTATCCGCAAACGGCGGCAGCCGTTGACTTTGCCCCGAGAAGCATGAACGTCGTCCTGCGGTCTTCACTTCCCCCAGGAGTGGTCGCCGAGACCACCCGACGCGTCGTGTGGGACCGTGACGCGACCCTTCCACTGGCGGGTTTGCGCACGATGGACGAAGTTCTGGCCGACTCGCTGACCCGCCCCCGGTTCATCACGCTGCTCCTCGTTGTGTTTGCCGTTCTCGCCCTGGCTCTAGCAGCGGTGGGGACGTATGGAGTCATGTCGTACTTCGTGGCGGAGCGCACGAGCGAGATCGGCCTCCGCATGGCGCTCGGAGCGGGTACCCGGCGCATCCTGAAGCTCGTGCTTTCGCAGGGCCTCCTGCTCGGTGGGATCGGCGTTTC